Proteins from one Syngnathoides biaculeatus isolate LvHL_M chromosome 8, ASM1980259v1, whole genome shotgun sequence genomic window:
- the fli1 gene encoding Friend leukemia integration 1 transcription factor isoform X4, whose translation MDGTIKEALSVVSEDQSLFEPPYAAAAPLPKTDMTASGAQDYGQTHKINPLPPQQEWINQPVRVNVKREYEHMNGSRESPVDCSVGKCNKLVGSNETSQMNYGNYMDEKNAPPPNMTTNERRVIVPADPSLWSQDHVRQWLEWAIKEYGLLEIDTSMFQNTDGKELCKMSKDDFHRLTTMYNAEVLLSHLNYLRESSSSLSYNTPSHTDPSPRLTAKEDPSYDAVRRTGWSNNMHSAKGSPVVTQNVTKTAEQPRAQPDPYQILGPTSSRLANPGSGQIQLWQFLLELLSDSANAGCITWEGTNGEFKMTDPDEVARRWGERKSKPNMNYDKLSRALRYYYDKNIMTKVHGKRYAYKFDFHGIAQALQPHPTESSMYKYPSDLAYVPSYHSHQQKVNFVSPHPPSMPVTSSNFFGPTAPYWSSPTAGIYPNPNVPRHPNTHVPSHLGSYY comes from the exons GAGGCGCTATCAGTGGTGAGTGAAGACCAGTCCTTATTTGAGCCTCCGTACGCCGCCGCTGCCCCTCTCCCCAAGACAGACATGACTGCATCTGGCGCGCAGGACTACGGCCAGACTCACAAAATCAACCCATTACCCCCGCAGCAGGAGTGGATCAACCAGCCAGTCCGAGTCAATGTCAAGCGGGAATATGAACATATGAACGGATCGAG GGAGTCTCCGGTGGACTGCAGCGTGGGTAAATGTAATAAGCTGGTGGGGAGTAACGAGACGTCTCAAATGAACTATGGAAACTATATGGATGAGAAGAATGCCCCACCCCCCAACATGACCACGAATGAACGGAGAGTCATTGTACCAGCCG ATCCTTCGTTGTGGTCTCAGGACCACGTAAGGCAGTGGCTTGAGTGGGCCATCAAGGAGTACGGCCTGTTGGAGATCGACACGTCCATGTTCCAAAACACGGACGGCAAAGAGTTATGTAAGATGAGCAAGGATGACTTCCACCGACTCACGACCATGTACAACGCTGAAGTTCTTCTCTCTCATCTCAATTACCTCAGGGAAA GTAGTTCATCATTATCCTACAATACACCATCTCACACAGACCCATCCCCACGTCTGACTGCCAAAGAAG aCCCTTCGTATGATGCTGTACGGCGGACAGGATGGTCAAACAACATGCACAGCGCCAAAG GCTCACCAGTTGTGACTCAGAATGTGACCAAGACTGCCGAGCAGCCCAGAGCTCAACCAG ATCCTTATCAGATACTTGGTCCCACCAGTAGCCGCCTAGCCAACCCTG GTTCAGGCCAGATCCAACTATGGCAATTCCTCTTGGAGCTCCTGTCGGACAGCGCCAACGCCGGCTGCATCACATGGGAGGGCACCAACGGCGAGTTCAAGATGACGGACCCGGACGAGGTGGCGCGCCGTTGGGGAGAACGGAAGAGCAAACCCAACATGAACTACGACAAATTGAGCCGAGCGCTGCGCTACTACTACGACAAAAACATCATGACCAAGGTGCACGGCAAACGCTACGCCTATAAGTTTGACTTCCACGGCATCGCCCAGGCTCTGCAACCGCACCCTACCGAGTCGTCTATGTACAAGTACCCCTCGGACCTAGCCTACGTGCCTTCGTATCATAGCCACCAGCAAAAGGTCAACTTTGTGTCCCCTCACCCTCCGTCCATGCCAGTTACCTCCTCCAACTTCTTCGGACCAACTGCTCCATACTGGAGCTCGCCCACTGCTGGCATCTACCCCAACCCAAACGTCCCCCGCCACCCGAACACCCACGTGCCCTCCCATCTGGGCAGTTACTATTAA
- the fli1 gene encoding Friend leukemia integration 1 transcription factor isoform X1 codes for MFQTVPDTSSYVKEALSVVSEDQSLFEPPYAAAAPLPKTDMTASGAQDYGQTHKINPLPPQQEWINQPVRVNVKREYEHMNGSSRESPVDCSVGKCNKLVGSNETSQMNYGNYMDEKNAPPPNMTTNERRVIVPADPSLWSQDHVRQWLEWAIKEYGLLEIDTSMFQNTDGKELCKMSKDDFHRLTTMYNAEVLLSHLNYLRESSSSLSYNTPSHTDPSPRLTAKEDPSYDAVRRTGWSNNMHSAKGSPVVTQNVTKTAEQPRAQPDPYQILGPTSSRLANPGSGQIQLWQFLLELLSDSANAGCITWEGTNGEFKMTDPDEVARRWGERKSKPNMNYDKLSRALRYYYDKNIMTKVHGKRYAYKFDFHGIAQALQPHPTESSMYKYPSDLAYVPSYHSHQQKVNFVSPHPPSMPVTSSNFFGPTAPYWSSPTAGIYPNPNVPRHPNTHVPSHLGSYY; via the exons GAGGCGCTATCAGTGGTGAGTGAAGACCAGTCCTTATTTGAGCCTCCGTACGCCGCCGCTGCCCCTCTCCCCAAGACAGACATGACTGCATCTGGCGCGCAGGACTACGGCCAGACTCACAAAATCAACCCATTACCCCCGCAGCAGGAGTGGATCAACCAGCCAGTCCGAGTCAATGTCAAGCGGGAATATGAACATATGAACGGATCGAG cAGGGAGTCTCCGGTGGACTGCAGCGTGGGTAAATGTAATAAGCTGGTGGGGAGTAACGAGACGTCTCAAATGAACTATGGAAACTATATGGATGAGAAGAATGCCCCACCCCCCAACATGACCACGAATGAACGGAGAGTCATTGTACCAGCCG ATCCTTCGTTGTGGTCTCAGGACCACGTAAGGCAGTGGCTTGAGTGGGCCATCAAGGAGTACGGCCTGTTGGAGATCGACACGTCCATGTTCCAAAACACGGACGGCAAAGAGTTATGTAAGATGAGCAAGGATGACTTCCACCGACTCACGACCATGTACAACGCTGAAGTTCTTCTCTCTCATCTCAATTACCTCAGGGAAA GTAGTTCATCATTATCCTACAATACACCATCTCACACAGACCCATCCCCACGTCTGACTGCCAAAGAAG aCCCTTCGTATGATGCTGTACGGCGGACAGGATGGTCAAACAACATGCACAGCGCCAAAG GCTCACCAGTTGTGACTCAGAATGTGACCAAGACTGCCGAGCAGCCCAGAGCTCAACCAG ATCCTTATCAGATACTTGGTCCCACCAGTAGCCGCCTAGCCAACCCTG GTTCAGGCCAGATCCAACTATGGCAATTCCTCTTGGAGCTCCTGTCGGACAGCGCCAACGCCGGCTGCATCACATGGGAGGGCACCAACGGCGAGTTCAAGATGACGGACCCGGACGAGGTGGCGCGCCGTTGGGGAGAACGGAAGAGCAAACCCAACATGAACTACGACAAATTGAGCCGAGCGCTGCGCTACTACTACGACAAAAACATCATGACCAAGGTGCACGGCAAACGCTACGCCTATAAGTTTGACTTCCACGGCATCGCCCAGGCTCTGCAACCGCACCCTACCGAGTCGTCTATGTACAAGTACCCCTCGGACCTAGCCTACGTGCCTTCGTATCATAGCCACCAGCAAAAGGTCAACTTTGTGTCCCCTCACCCTCCGTCCATGCCAGTTACCTCCTCCAACTTCTTCGGACCAACTGCTCCATACTGGAGCTCGCCCACTGCTGGCATCTACCCCAACCCAAACGTCCCCCGCCACCCGAACACCCACGTGCCCTCCCATCTGGGCAGTTACTATTAA
- the fli1 gene encoding Friend leukemia integration 1 transcription factor isoform X2, with protein MFQTVPDTSSYVKEALSVVSEDQSLFEPPYAAAAPLPKTDMTASGAQDYGQTHKINPLPPQQEWINQPVRVNVKREYEHMNGSRESPVDCSVGKCNKLVGSNETSQMNYGNYMDEKNAPPPNMTTNERRVIVPADPSLWSQDHVRQWLEWAIKEYGLLEIDTSMFQNTDGKELCKMSKDDFHRLTTMYNAEVLLSHLNYLRESSSSLSYNTPSHTDPSPRLTAKEDPSYDAVRRTGWSNNMHSAKGSPVVTQNVTKTAEQPRAQPDPYQILGPTSSRLANPGSGQIQLWQFLLELLSDSANAGCITWEGTNGEFKMTDPDEVARRWGERKSKPNMNYDKLSRALRYYYDKNIMTKVHGKRYAYKFDFHGIAQALQPHPTESSMYKYPSDLAYVPSYHSHQQKVNFVSPHPPSMPVTSSNFFGPTAPYWSSPTAGIYPNPNVPRHPNTHVPSHLGSYY; from the exons GAGGCGCTATCAGTGGTGAGTGAAGACCAGTCCTTATTTGAGCCTCCGTACGCCGCCGCTGCCCCTCTCCCCAAGACAGACATGACTGCATCTGGCGCGCAGGACTACGGCCAGACTCACAAAATCAACCCATTACCCCCGCAGCAGGAGTGGATCAACCAGCCAGTCCGAGTCAATGTCAAGCGGGAATATGAACATATGAACGGATCGAG GGAGTCTCCGGTGGACTGCAGCGTGGGTAAATGTAATAAGCTGGTGGGGAGTAACGAGACGTCTCAAATGAACTATGGAAACTATATGGATGAGAAGAATGCCCCACCCCCCAACATGACCACGAATGAACGGAGAGTCATTGTACCAGCCG ATCCTTCGTTGTGGTCTCAGGACCACGTAAGGCAGTGGCTTGAGTGGGCCATCAAGGAGTACGGCCTGTTGGAGATCGACACGTCCATGTTCCAAAACACGGACGGCAAAGAGTTATGTAAGATGAGCAAGGATGACTTCCACCGACTCACGACCATGTACAACGCTGAAGTTCTTCTCTCTCATCTCAATTACCTCAGGGAAA GTAGTTCATCATTATCCTACAATACACCATCTCACACAGACCCATCCCCACGTCTGACTGCCAAAGAAG aCCCTTCGTATGATGCTGTACGGCGGACAGGATGGTCAAACAACATGCACAGCGCCAAAG GCTCACCAGTTGTGACTCAGAATGTGACCAAGACTGCCGAGCAGCCCAGAGCTCAACCAG ATCCTTATCAGATACTTGGTCCCACCAGTAGCCGCCTAGCCAACCCTG GTTCAGGCCAGATCCAACTATGGCAATTCCTCTTGGAGCTCCTGTCGGACAGCGCCAACGCCGGCTGCATCACATGGGAGGGCACCAACGGCGAGTTCAAGATGACGGACCCGGACGAGGTGGCGCGCCGTTGGGGAGAACGGAAGAGCAAACCCAACATGAACTACGACAAATTGAGCCGAGCGCTGCGCTACTACTACGACAAAAACATCATGACCAAGGTGCACGGCAAACGCTACGCCTATAAGTTTGACTTCCACGGCATCGCCCAGGCTCTGCAACCGCACCCTACCGAGTCGTCTATGTACAAGTACCCCTCGGACCTAGCCTACGTGCCTTCGTATCATAGCCACCAGCAAAAGGTCAACTTTGTGTCCCCTCACCCTCCGTCCATGCCAGTTACCTCCTCCAACTTCTTCGGACCAACTGCTCCATACTGGAGCTCGCCCACTGCTGGCATCTACCCCAACCCAAACGTCCCCCGCCACCCGAACACCCACGTGCCCTCCCATCTGGGCAGTTACTATTAA
- the fli1 gene encoding Friend leukemia integration 1 transcription factor isoform X6, whose amino-acid sequence MTASGAQDYGQTHKINPLPPQQEWINQPVRVNVKREYEHMNGSSRESPVDCSVGKCNKLVGSNETSQMNYGNYMDEKNAPPPNMTTNERRVIVPADPSLWSQDHVRQWLEWAIKEYGLLEIDTSMFQNTDGKELCKMSKDDFHRLTTMYNAEVLLSHLNYLRESSSSLSYNTPSHTDPSPRLTAKEDPSYDAVRRTGWSNNMHSAKGSPVVTQNVTKTAEQPRAQPDPYQILGPTSSRLANPGSGQIQLWQFLLELLSDSANAGCITWEGTNGEFKMTDPDEVARRWGERKSKPNMNYDKLSRALRYYYDKNIMTKVHGKRYAYKFDFHGIAQALQPHPTESSMYKYPSDLAYVPSYHSHQQKVNFVSPHPPSMPVTSSNFFGPTAPYWSSPTAGIYPNPNVPRHPNTHVPSHLGSYY is encoded by the exons ATGACTGCATCTGGCGCGCAGGACTACGGCCAGACTCACAAAATCAACCCATTACCCCCGCAGCAGGAGTGGATCAACCAGCCAGTCCGAGTCAATGTCAAGCGGGAATATGAACATATGAACGGATCGAG cAGGGAGTCTCCGGTGGACTGCAGCGTGGGTAAATGTAATAAGCTGGTGGGGAGTAACGAGACGTCTCAAATGAACTATGGAAACTATATGGATGAGAAGAATGCCCCACCCCCCAACATGACCACGAATGAACGGAGAGTCATTGTACCAGCCG ATCCTTCGTTGTGGTCTCAGGACCACGTAAGGCAGTGGCTTGAGTGGGCCATCAAGGAGTACGGCCTGTTGGAGATCGACACGTCCATGTTCCAAAACACGGACGGCAAAGAGTTATGTAAGATGAGCAAGGATGACTTCCACCGACTCACGACCATGTACAACGCTGAAGTTCTTCTCTCTCATCTCAATTACCTCAGGGAAA GTAGTTCATCATTATCCTACAATACACCATCTCACACAGACCCATCCCCACGTCTGACTGCCAAAGAAG aCCCTTCGTATGATGCTGTACGGCGGACAGGATGGTCAAACAACATGCACAGCGCCAAAG GCTCACCAGTTGTGACTCAGAATGTGACCAAGACTGCCGAGCAGCCCAGAGCTCAACCAG ATCCTTATCAGATACTTGGTCCCACCAGTAGCCGCCTAGCCAACCCTG GTTCAGGCCAGATCCAACTATGGCAATTCCTCTTGGAGCTCCTGTCGGACAGCGCCAACGCCGGCTGCATCACATGGGAGGGCACCAACGGCGAGTTCAAGATGACGGACCCGGACGAGGTGGCGCGCCGTTGGGGAGAACGGAAGAGCAAACCCAACATGAACTACGACAAATTGAGCCGAGCGCTGCGCTACTACTACGACAAAAACATCATGACCAAGGTGCACGGCAAACGCTACGCCTATAAGTTTGACTTCCACGGCATCGCCCAGGCTCTGCAACCGCACCCTACCGAGTCGTCTATGTACAAGTACCCCTCGGACCTAGCCTACGTGCCTTCGTATCATAGCCACCAGCAAAAGGTCAACTTTGTGTCCCCTCACCCTCCGTCCATGCCAGTTACCTCCTCCAACTTCTTCGGACCAACTGCTCCATACTGGAGCTCGCCCACTGCTGGCATCTACCCCAACCCAAACGTCCCCCGCCACCCGAACACCCACGTGCCCTCCCATCTGGGCAGTTACTATTAA
- the fli1 gene encoding Friend leukemia integration 1 transcription factor isoform X5, giving the protein MEALSVVSEDQSLFEPPYAAAAPLPKTDMTASGAQDYGQTHKINPLPPQQEWINQPVRVNVKREYEHMNGSSRESPVDCSVGKCNKLVGSNETSQMNYGNYMDEKNAPPPNMTTNERRVIVPADPSLWSQDHVRQWLEWAIKEYGLLEIDTSMFQNTDGKELCKMSKDDFHRLTTMYNAEVLLSHLNYLRESSSSLSYNTPSHTDPSPRLTAKEDPSYDAVRRTGWSNNMHSAKGSPVVTQNVTKTAEQPRAQPDPYQILGPTSSRLANPGSGQIQLWQFLLELLSDSANAGCITWEGTNGEFKMTDPDEVARRWGERKSKPNMNYDKLSRALRYYYDKNIMTKVHGKRYAYKFDFHGIAQALQPHPTESSMYKYPSDLAYVPSYHSHQQKVNFVSPHPPSMPVTSSNFFGPTAPYWSSPTAGIYPNPNVPRHPNTHVPSHLGSYY; this is encoded by the exons GAGGCGCTATCAGTGGTGAGTGAAGACCAGTCCTTATTTGAGCCTCCGTACGCCGCCGCTGCCCCTCTCCCCAAGACAGACATGACTGCATCTGGCGCGCAGGACTACGGCCAGACTCACAAAATCAACCCATTACCCCCGCAGCAGGAGTGGATCAACCAGCCAGTCCGAGTCAATGTCAAGCGGGAATATGAACATATGAACGGATCGAG cAGGGAGTCTCCGGTGGACTGCAGCGTGGGTAAATGTAATAAGCTGGTGGGGAGTAACGAGACGTCTCAAATGAACTATGGAAACTATATGGATGAGAAGAATGCCCCACCCCCCAACATGACCACGAATGAACGGAGAGTCATTGTACCAGCCG ATCCTTCGTTGTGGTCTCAGGACCACGTAAGGCAGTGGCTTGAGTGGGCCATCAAGGAGTACGGCCTGTTGGAGATCGACACGTCCATGTTCCAAAACACGGACGGCAAAGAGTTATGTAAGATGAGCAAGGATGACTTCCACCGACTCACGACCATGTACAACGCTGAAGTTCTTCTCTCTCATCTCAATTACCTCAGGGAAA GTAGTTCATCATTATCCTACAATACACCATCTCACACAGACCCATCCCCACGTCTGACTGCCAAAGAAG aCCCTTCGTATGATGCTGTACGGCGGACAGGATGGTCAAACAACATGCACAGCGCCAAAG GCTCACCAGTTGTGACTCAGAATGTGACCAAGACTGCCGAGCAGCCCAGAGCTCAACCAG ATCCTTATCAGATACTTGGTCCCACCAGTAGCCGCCTAGCCAACCCTG GTTCAGGCCAGATCCAACTATGGCAATTCCTCTTGGAGCTCCTGTCGGACAGCGCCAACGCCGGCTGCATCACATGGGAGGGCACCAACGGCGAGTTCAAGATGACGGACCCGGACGAGGTGGCGCGCCGTTGGGGAGAACGGAAGAGCAAACCCAACATGAACTACGACAAATTGAGCCGAGCGCTGCGCTACTACTACGACAAAAACATCATGACCAAGGTGCACGGCAAACGCTACGCCTATAAGTTTGACTTCCACGGCATCGCCCAGGCTCTGCAACCGCACCCTACCGAGTCGTCTATGTACAAGTACCCCTCGGACCTAGCCTACGTGCCTTCGTATCATAGCCACCAGCAAAAGGTCAACTTTGTGTCCCCTCACCCTCCGTCCATGCCAGTTACCTCCTCCAACTTCTTCGGACCAACTGCTCCATACTGGAGCTCGCCCACTGCTGGCATCTACCCCAACCCAAACGTCCCCCGCCACCCGAACACCCACGTGCCCTCCCATCTGGGCAGTTACTATTAA
- the fli1 gene encoding Friend leukemia integration 1 transcription factor isoform X3 yields the protein MDGTIKEALSVVSEDQSLFEPPYAAAAPLPKTDMTASGAQDYGQTHKINPLPPQQEWINQPVRVNVKREYEHMNGSSRESPVDCSVGKCNKLVGSNETSQMNYGNYMDEKNAPPPNMTTNERRVIVPADPSLWSQDHVRQWLEWAIKEYGLLEIDTSMFQNTDGKELCKMSKDDFHRLTTMYNAEVLLSHLNYLRESSSSLSYNTPSHTDPSPRLTAKEDPSYDAVRRTGWSNNMHSAKGSPVVTQNVTKTAEQPRAQPDPYQILGPTSSRLANPGSGQIQLWQFLLELLSDSANAGCITWEGTNGEFKMTDPDEVARRWGERKSKPNMNYDKLSRALRYYYDKNIMTKVHGKRYAYKFDFHGIAQALQPHPTESSMYKYPSDLAYVPSYHSHQQKVNFVSPHPPSMPVTSSNFFGPTAPYWSSPTAGIYPNPNVPRHPNTHVPSHLGSYY from the exons GAGGCGCTATCAGTGGTGAGTGAAGACCAGTCCTTATTTGAGCCTCCGTACGCCGCCGCTGCCCCTCTCCCCAAGACAGACATGACTGCATCTGGCGCGCAGGACTACGGCCAGACTCACAAAATCAACCCATTACCCCCGCAGCAGGAGTGGATCAACCAGCCAGTCCGAGTCAATGTCAAGCGGGAATATGAACATATGAACGGATCGAG cAGGGAGTCTCCGGTGGACTGCAGCGTGGGTAAATGTAATAAGCTGGTGGGGAGTAACGAGACGTCTCAAATGAACTATGGAAACTATATGGATGAGAAGAATGCCCCACCCCCCAACATGACCACGAATGAACGGAGAGTCATTGTACCAGCCG ATCCTTCGTTGTGGTCTCAGGACCACGTAAGGCAGTGGCTTGAGTGGGCCATCAAGGAGTACGGCCTGTTGGAGATCGACACGTCCATGTTCCAAAACACGGACGGCAAAGAGTTATGTAAGATGAGCAAGGATGACTTCCACCGACTCACGACCATGTACAACGCTGAAGTTCTTCTCTCTCATCTCAATTACCTCAGGGAAA GTAGTTCATCATTATCCTACAATACACCATCTCACACAGACCCATCCCCACGTCTGACTGCCAAAGAAG aCCCTTCGTATGATGCTGTACGGCGGACAGGATGGTCAAACAACATGCACAGCGCCAAAG GCTCACCAGTTGTGACTCAGAATGTGACCAAGACTGCCGAGCAGCCCAGAGCTCAACCAG ATCCTTATCAGATACTTGGTCCCACCAGTAGCCGCCTAGCCAACCCTG GTTCAGGCCAGATCCAACTATGGCAATTCCTCTTGGAGCTCCTGTCGGACAGCGCCAACGCCGGCTGCATCACATGGGAGGGCACCAACGGCGAGTTCAAGATGACGGACCCGGACGAGGTGGCGCGCCGTTGGGGAGAACGGAAGAGCAAACCCAACATGAACTACGACAAATTGAGCCGAGCGCTGCGCTACTACTACGACAAAAACATCATGACCAAGGTGCACGGCAAACGCTACGCCTATAAGTTTGACTTCCACGGCATCGCCCAGGCTCTGCAACCGCACCCTACCGAGTCGTCTATGTACAAGTACCCCTCGGACCTAGCCTACGTGCCTTCGTATCATAGCCACCAGCAAAAGGTCAACTTTGTGTCCCCTCACCCTCCGTCCATGCCAGTTACCTCCTCCAACTTCTTCGGACCAACTGCTCCATACTGGAGCTCGCCCACTGCTGGCATCTACCCCAACCCAAACGTCCCCCGCCACCCGAACACCCACGTGCCCTCCCATCTGGGCAGTTACTATTAA
- the kcnj1a.1 gene encoding ATP-sensitive inward rectifier potassium channel 1a.1: MFGPFSKHLQSYLAERKSRRTRLVNKDGHCNIEYGNIKYSKYFAYMTDFWTTFVEIRWRFVLFFFIASFTLSWFIFGLLWYWIARSNGDLAWQAPPADHTPCVDNVVGLTTAFLYSLETQTTIGYGGRALTPVCPGAVAVLVIQSLVGAVINCFMCGIILSKISSPKKRAKTISFSDMAVIGPKNGTLCLSIRVANLRKTLMIGSQIYGKLLRTTITADGEAIIMDQVNIDFMVDAGKDNLFFVCPLTLYHVINKSSPFFEMAVDTLHKQEFELVVFLDGTAESTSSSCQVRTSFIPQEIMWGYNFLPIISRSKEGKYRVDFSNFSKVVPVATAHCAYCFHNIKGHHHHSKDGIDNQGFEVIDIHDPASITKM; the protein is encoded by the coding sequence atgtttggacctTTCAGCAAACATCTCCAGAGCTACCTGGCTGAGCGAAAGAGTCGTAGGACCAGGCTGGTGAACAAAGATGGCCACTGCAACATTGAATATGGAAACATTAAGTACAGCAAATACTTTGCTTACATGACCGACTTCTGGACCACGTTCGTGGAGATCCGGTGGCGTTTTgtgctcttcttcttcattgCCTCCTTCACCCTGAGCTGGTTCATTTTTGGCCTGCTCTGGTACTGGATTGCCCGTAGTAACGGAGATTTGGCATGGCAGGCGCCCCCGGCGGACCACACGCCTTGTGTCGATAATGTTGTCGGACTCACCACTGCGTTCCTGTACTCCCTTGAAACCCAAACCACCATCGGGTACGGTGGTCGAGCCCTCACTCCTGTGTGCCCCGGTGCGGTGGCAGTTCTGGTCATCCAGTCCCTTGTCGGAGCAGTTATCAACTGCTTCATGTGCGGAATCATTTTGTCTAAAATTTCCTCACCCAAAAAGAGAGCTAAAACCATCTCGTTTAGCGACATGGCTGTTATCGGCCCAAAGAACGGCACACTCTGCTTGTCGATACGGGTGGCCAACCTTCGCAAGACCCTCATGATAGGAAGCCAGATCTATGGCAAATTGTTGAGAACCACCATTACAGCAGACGGCGAGGCAATCATCATGGACCAGGTGAACATTGACTTCATGGTGGACGCTGGAAAGGACAACCTTTTCTTCGTGTGTCCGCTCACGCTTTATCACGTCATCAATAAAAGCAGCCCTTTCTTTGAGATGGCGGTGGACACGCTCCACAAGCAAGAGTTCGAGCTGGTCGTGTTTTTGGACGGCACCGCCGAGTCCACCAGCTCCTCCTGTCAAGTGCGGACGTCCTTTATTCCCCAGGAGATCATGTGGGGCTACAACTTCCTGCCCATCATCTCCCGAAGCAAAGAAGGTAAATACAGGGTCGATTTCTCCAACTTTTCCAAGGTGGTGCCTGTGGCCACCGCGCACTGCGCCTACTGTTTCCACAACATCAAAGGTCATCACCACCACTCCAAAGATGGAATCGACAACCAGGGTTTTGAAGTGATTGATATTCACGATCCTGCAAGCATCACTAAGATGTAA